ATGCGCTCGGCCATGGCTTCGACGAATTTGTCGTGAATCCCGGCAGTGACGATCAGTCGGCTCGACGCGGTGCAACGTTGGCCAGTGGAGTAGAACGCGCTCTGCACCGACAACTCGACCGCCTGTTTGAGGTCGGCGTCGTCGAGAATGATCTGCGGGTTCTTGCCGCCCATCTCCAGTTGCACCTTGGCCTGACGCGACACGCAATTGACCGCGATCTGGCGGCCCACACCGACGGAGCCGGTGAAGCTGATGCCGTCGACTTTCGGGCTGTTGACCAGTGCTTCACCGACCACGCGACCGCTGCCCATCACCAGGTTGAACACGCCAGCCGGGAAGCCTGCACGGGAGATGATTTCGGCCAGCGCCCAGGCGCAACCCGGCACCAGATCCGCCGGTTTCAACACCACGCAGTTGCCGTAGGCCAGGGCCGGGGCGATTTTCCACGACGGAATCGCAATCGGGAAATTCCACGGGGTGATCAGGCCGACCACGCCGAGGGCTTCGCGGGTGACTTCAACGTTGACGCCCGGGCGCACCGACGGCACATAGTCGCCCGACAAACGCAGGCACTCGCCGGCGAAGAACTTGAAGATGTTGCCGGCGCGGGTCACTTCGCCGATGGCTTCCGGCAGGGTCTTGCCCTCTTCCCGGGCCAGCAAGGTGCCGAGCTCTTCGCGGCGGGCGAGGATTTCAGTGCCGACTTTGTCCAGCGAGTCGTGGCGGGCCTGAATGCCCGAGGTCGACCACGCCGGGAACGCGGCGCGCGCGGCGTCGATGGCGGCGTTGACCTGAGCCAGATCAGCCTTGGCGTAGTCGCCGATGGTGTCGCTCAGCTCGGACGGGTTGATGTTCACCGAGTAATCGTTGCCGGTGATCCACTCACCGTTGATGTAGTTGTCATAGCGCTTGGTCACGAATCATTCTCCTGACGCAAAAGGCCGCTGATTGCTCAGCGGCCTTATTTATAGAGTTGGGTTACTGCGCACCTTGCTTGTCGATCAGCGCGGCGAGCATTTCGTACTCTTCGCGGGTCAGGTCGGTCAGCGGCGCCCGCACCGGGCCTGCGTCATAGCCGGCGATCTTGGCGCCTGCCTTGACGATGCTCACGGCGTAACCGGCCTTGCGGTTGCGGATGTCCAGGTACGGCAGGAAGAAGTCGTCAATGATCTTGCCAACGGTGGCGTGATCTTCGCGGGCAATCGCGTGGTAGAAATCCATCGCAGTTTTCGGGATGAAGTTGAACACCGCCGACGAGTAGACCGGCACGCCCAGGGCCTTGTAGGCAGCGGCGTAGACTTCTGCGGTCGGCAAACCACCGAGGTAGCTGAAGCGATCGCCGAGGCGACGACGGATCGACACCATCAGTTCGATATCACCCAGACCGTCCTTGTAACCGATCAGGTTCGGGCAGCGCTCGGCCAAGCGCTCCAGCAGAGGCGCGGTCAGGCGGCAGACGTTGCGGTTGTACACCACCACGCCGATGTTCACCGATTTGCACACCGCTTCAACGTGGGCGGCAACGCCGTCCTGGCTGGCTTCGGTCAGGTAGTGCGGCAGCAGCAAAAGACCTTTGGCGCCCAGACGCTCGGCTTCCTGAGCGTATTCGATGGCTTGACGGGTCGAACCGCCAACACCGGCGAGGATCGGCACGCTGCTGGCGCAGGTGTCGACGGCAGTCTTGATGATTTCCGAATATTCGCTGGCAGCCAGGGAGAAGAATTCACCGGTGCCACCGGCGGCGAACAGGGCCGAAGCACCGTACGGGGCCAGCCATTCCAGGCGTTTGATGTAGCCCGCGCGGTTGAAATCGCCTTGGGCATTGAAATCGGTGACCGGGAACGACAGCAGGCCGGCGGAGAGGATGGACTTCAGTTCTTGTGGATTCATTATTCGAACACCCTGGTAGCAACGTTTTTTGTGTGAGTGGACCGTTCAGCCTTCGCCGAAGTTGTAGGTCATCGTACAACTTAAAAGATAACCGTCAACTGCATTTCATCGCTGGAGGGCATTTTTTGTCGGACAAGATTTCTTTTTGACGTAGGAGATTTCTCGACTAGGCTCGTTTTAACTGTATATGCATACAGTTAAATAAAAATCTACCGACGACATATCAAGGAGAAAGAAATGTCCGGTCTACAACCAAAATGCCTTGAAAAACCCACACCGGTCATCGCCCGATTCGATGATCTTTTCACCCCCGGCGGCATCGCTTTCAGTGCCGAGAATCCGCATCTGTTGCTGCACATCGCCGACTCGCACAGCGATGTCGAAGCCGTGACCGCCCCGCCCGCTCAAGCCTTGAAAGGCAAACCGCAGTTGCGCTTCGAAGGCGCGGAACACGCGGCTATCGGCGACAACACCCGACTGCGCTTCGTTGAAAATGCCGAGCCAGTGCTCGCGCAAAATGTGCCGCTGCATCTGCCGAACGGGTTGGCGCTGACCTACGGCCAGGTGCTGGCGTTGGGTGGTGACTTCTACGGAGTCGTCGACCGGCCAATCAACGAAGGCGCCACCCCGGCGGATCGCCTGCAACGCTTTTCGGCGGCGTTCGACACCCTCGCAACGCTGCCCGCCTCCCGGGCCGAGGCGCCACAGATTCTCGCGATCATGCAAAAGGAGATCGACGCGGTTAAACAGGCGATCAAGGACGGCAAGCAACCCCATGAGGCTTATGACGCTTTGGGAGATACGTTGTCGGAAGAGTGGAACAAGATCACTGGCGGCGGCAGTTTCGTCTCGGCGCTGTTCCCGCTCGGTCGCTACCTGAAACTGGCGGCGAACAATGCCGACCATTTCGGCGAATGGGCCCGCCAGGCCTACATCGCCGGGCACACCATGGCCCTGCAAACCGCCGCAGCCGCCCACGCCAGTCAGGACGAGCTACAGCTGGAACGGGCTTACGCGATGAACGCGTTCGCCGATCACTACCTCACCGATCTGTTCTCTTCCGGGCATTTGCGAGTGCCACGCAAGGCCATGGCTGCCGCAGTGACGCCGAGCGATCTGGGCTCGTTGATCACTCGCTTCATGCATGACGAAGACAGCAAATTCGGACTCAAGGTGCGCAACGGACATGGAGAGCAATGGCGGGCTTTCGGTGACAAGCGCTACTTCGAGGCAGCCGACACCGACAATCGCAATCAGGTGAATCACGCGGTGCAGGATTCGGCGGACGAAGTGTATGCCGCGTATTCCAGCGGCAACGTGCCGACCACCTTCAACGCGCTGCAACGGTTACCGGATCTGACTTTCGTGATGAATCTGACGAACAACTTTTCCCCGCTTTTCCGCGTTCAGGGCAACAAAGTCCTGCGGCGCAAGGACGTCAACAACCTCAACGACACCGCCACCGTCGACGACTGGTGGGGCTGGAGCACTTACCTGCTGCTCAAGGACTATCACCCAACCGGCAACACCCATTAAGGAGCGATTCGATGACGATTAAATTGAAAGTTGAACTGGCCTCGGGCCAATCGTTGAAAGGCGCGCCGCTGCAATTGCTGGTCAACGGCGTAGCCATCGCCCGCGCGTCGGTAGATGCCCAGGGTCAGGCGACATTCGACGTCAGGCCCGGCCCGGGCAAACTGGCGGTCAGGGTGGATCGTTCGATACTGCCCCAGAGCTGAAATGCCCGGACAAGATTGCCCCGGCGCGCCTCACCGATTCGCCGGGTAAAGTGCGACGACTGCCGCGAAGGATCGCGGCAGATCTTTCAAGGAGAACGAATCATGACGTTTGCCGCTGCACACCTTCCACAATTCCCCGATCACGCCAGCGACTCGATCATCCTGCGGCTGTCGACCCTGAGTGACGACCTGATCATCCGCGTACCCGACGGACAGAACACCCCGCCGAACTGGGATGTGTATCCGATCCTCGGTGACGATCCGGAAGAGCCTGAATGGCTGGGCCTGTCGGAACCGACCGGTGTCTGGGACGACGCACTCGACGATATGGTCGGCCTGACGGGAATCGAACTGAGCATTCCCCGATTCGAGCTGGAAAAGTACCTGAACAGCACTGTTGAACTGCGCTACAAGTTCGCTGATGAGTCCAGTCTGGAACCGTGCTCGGAGCCGCTGAAGCTCTACGTCGAAGCCTGATTCCTCAACCCTGCGCCTGCGCCTCTTCATGCGCCTGACGCAGCCGTTCGCGGCTGTTGGTCAGGTGCAGGCGCATGGCCGCGCGGGCGGCATCGGAATCCTGGCGGGCGATAGCCTCGTAGATTTCCTCGTGCTCGCGGCTCAGGCGATTCATGTAGTGCTGCTGATCGTCATGGGCCAGGCGTGCCGAGTTCAGCCGCGTGCGCGGAATGATGCTGGTGCCCAGGTGGGTCATGATGTCAGTGAAGTAGCGGTTGCCCGTGGACAGCGCGATTTGCAGGTGGAATTGGAAATCCGACGCCACCGCATCGCTGGCGTGGGCCACGCTTTCGTTCAGCGCATCCAGAGCGGCACGCATGGCGGCCAGTTGTTCGGCGCTGCGACGTTGTGCGGCGAGACCGGCCGATTCTACTTCGAGGCTGATACGGAATTCGAGAATCGCCAGCACGTCACGCAGGGTGACCACGGTCGCCGGGTCGATCCGGAAACCGCTCGGGCTTGGCGTGTCGAGCACGAAGGTGCCGATGCCGTGACGGGTTTCCACCTGCCCTGCGGCCTGCAGCCGGGAAATCGCCTCGCGCACCACGGTACGGCTGACACCATTGGCTTCCATGATCGCCGACTCGGTGGGTAACTTGTCGCCACGCTTGAGCAGACCGTCGCGGATCTGCTCGGTCAGCACCGTCACCAGTTCCTGTGCCAGGCTGCGGCGCTTGCGAGGGAGGCGCGGGGTGTCGATCGGGTTTTGCATGGTCTGCGTTTATCTCGAAAATTCGGCTAGAGAGGCATCATAGCCCAAGGGAGTTGTACGATCACCGTCCTCTGTGGGAGCAGGCTCCCACAGATTCAGTACGCATCAGGCTGTGACGGTCTGCTCGACCAGATGCCCGCTGTCGATCCGCACATGCCGTGGATGGAAGCGCTTGAGGCTGCTGCGATGGCCGACGCTGACGATGCTCAGGCCCGGCAGCTGATCGATCAGCGCCTGATACAGCGTGGCCTCGTCTTCTTCGTCCATCGCCGAAGTCGCTTCGTCCATGTACAGCCAATGCGGTGCATAGAGCAGCGCACGGGCGAAGGCCAGTCGTTGCTGTTCACCCGGCGAGAGCATGCGCTGCCAGTGATTGGCTTCGTCCAGTCGCGCCACCAGATGCGGCAGACGGCAGGTTTCCAGCACTTGCGCATAACGCTCTGGCGAATAGGTATCGCCCGATTGTGGATAACTCAAGGCTTCACGCAGGGTGCCAATCGGCAGATACGGCTTTTGCGGGAGGAACAGATAACGCGATGCCGGCAGACGAATATTGCCGTGACCCGCTGGCCACAAATGCCCCATCGCTCGCAGCAGGGTGGACTTACCGCTGCCTGAGCGACCGCTGAGCATCACGCGCTCGCCCGGCTCCACGGTCATGTCAGCGCTGGTCAGCAGGTGACGACCGTCAGCCAGATCCAGCCCGAGGTTGTGCACGCGCAATTCGCTGCCCTGATTCTGCACATCGATGGCCGGTGCACGTTCTTCGTTATCGGTCATGGCCTGACGGAAGCTCAACAGACGATCACACGTGGCGCGCCACGACGCCAAGTCCTGGTAGGCGCTGATGAACCAGCTGAAACTTTCCTGAACATTGCCGAAGGCCGAGCTGATCTGCATCAGTTCTCCGAGTTCGATCTTGCCCGCAAAGTAGCGCGGTGCGGCCACCATGAACGGGAAGATTATCGCCGCCTGGCTGTAACCGGACGTGAAGAAGGTCAGGCGCTTGGACACTTTCATGATGTCCCAGAAGTTGTGCCAGACCATCCCGAAACGGCTGCTCAAACGGCGATTCTCATTCGGTTCGCCGTTGTACAGCGCAATGCTTTCGGCGTTTTCACGAATTCGAACCATGGAGAAACGCAGATCGGCTTCGAAACGTTGTTGTTGGTTGTTCAGACCGATCAAGCGACGACCAATCAGATGCGTCAACCAACTGCCCACTACCGCATAAACCAGCACACACCAGAACATGTAGCCGGGAATCGTGTAGCCGAACACTTCGATACTGCCTGACACGCCCCAGAGAATGATCGAGAACGACACCAGACTGACGACGTTGCGCAACAATCCAATCCCCAGACTCAAGGTGTTGGAGGTGAAGTTGTTGAGGTCTTCGGAAATCCGCTGATCCGGGTTATCGGTGTAACCGCCCTGCTCCAGCTGGTAATAGTTCTTGTCGGCAAGCCAACGGGAGAAATGCTTTTCGGTGAGCCATGCCCGCCAGCGAATCGTCAGCATCTGAGTCAGATACAGCCGATACACCGCACCGATAATCGCCACTGCCGCGATAGCGCAGAAGTACAGAATCAGCCGCCAGAACGCGACCTCATCTTTCTTTTGCAGCGCGTTGTAAAAATCTTTGTACCAGGTGTTGAACCACACCGAGATGCCGACACTGAGCAACGAAAGCGCGATCACGGCAATCAGCAACGTCCAGGCTTTGACCTTCTCTTCACTGCGCCAGTAAGGCGTGATGATCGCCCACACCTTGCGAAAAAACTCCCCGCGCACACTATCGTTGACCGCGGAATATTCAGCGTTCTGATTCATGGATAAGGCTCGATAAAGAAAAGAACAGACACGCACCGATCATAGTTGATCGGTGCGCTTTATCGCGAGGGCTGGCGATGGCCGTTCAGCGCAGGTTCAGCGACGAACCGGGCGCTTTTGCAGTTTGCGCTGCAGGGTACGGCGGTGCATGCCCAGGGCGCGGGCAGTGGCGGAGATGTTGCCTTCGTGCTCGGTCAGCACGCGCTGGATGTGCTCCCATTGCAGGCGATCCACCGACATCGGGTTTTCCGGCACCAGGCTGTCGAGGTCGGCGTGTTCGGACAGCAGCGCTGCCAGCACGTCGTCGGCATCGGCCGGTTTGCACAGATAGTTGCAGGCGCCGCGCTTGATCGCTTCGACCGCAGTAGCAATGCTCGAGTAACCGGTGAGGATCACCACGCGCATTTCCGGGTCCAGCTCCAGCAGTTTCGGCAGCAAGACCAGACCGGAATCGCCGTCCATTTTCAGGTCCAGTGCGGCATAGTCCGGCAGATCGGCCTGGGCGATGGTCAGGCCTTCCTCAGCGGAACCGGCGGTGCTGACGCGGAAACCACGGCGGGCCATGGCACGGGCCATTACCCGGGTAAAGGTCGCGTCGTCATCGACCAGCAGCAAATGCGGCAGTTCTTCGCCTTCGACTTGGATTTCGTCACTCATGTTGCTCTCCTCGGGCGCCGTGGGGCAGGCGCAGCTCGGTGAGCGTGCCGCCTTCCTCATGACTATAGAGTTTCACTGAGCCGCCGGCGCGTGTCACGCTGGCCTTGCTCAAAAACAGGCCCAGGCCGAAACCTTTGCCCTTGGTGGTAAAAAACGGTTTGCCGATCTGCTCGGCGATGGCCAACGGCACACCGGCGCCATGATCACGAATGCTGATGGTCAGGTCTTCGGCGGTCCAGTCCAACGTCACCTGAAGGTTTTCCGGGCAGGCATCGGCGGCGTTGTTCAGCAGATTCAACAAGGCCTGGGTCAGATCCGGCGGCGGTGCCACACGCGGCAACTGGCCCTGGCCCAGACGCTGGAAGCGGTAACTGGCCTCGGGACGCATCAGGTGCCAGCGGTTGAGCGCTTCGTCGAGCCATTCGGTGACATCCTGCATCTCCACGGCCATACGGCGATTGGCTTCGGCCGCGCGCACCAATTGTTGCAGGGTCTCTTTGCAGAGTTTCACCTGATCCTTCAGCACCTTCAGGTCTTCCTGAAGCATTGGATCGTGATGATCCTGTTGCATTTCGTTGAGCAACACGCTCATGGTCGCCAGCGGTGTGCCCAGTTCATGGGCGGCACCGGCGGCCTGAGTCGCCACGGCCAGCAATTGCTGATCACGCAGGCCTTCTTCACGACGGATCGCCCGTAACTCTTCCTGCCGGCGCAGCTCTTCAGCCATCCGCGCGGCGAAGAAGGTAATGACCGCTGCCGCCAGCGCGAAGCTCAGCCACATGCCGTAAATCTGCAGGTTTTCCCGGGCGACCGGAAGGGTTTCCAGCGGATAGAAATGCGTCAGCATCAGGGTGTACAAGGCCAGCGCGATGCCGGACAGCACCACCGAATAACGCCATGGCAGCGTCACTGCGGCAATGGTCAGCGGCACCAGATAATACGAAACGAACGGGTTGGTCGAACCACCGGAGAAATACAGCAAGGCACTGTGGATAAACAGGTCGCAGGCCAGTTGCAGCGCATATTCGAGCTCGGTGACCGGCCACGAAGTGCGCAGGCGCACGGCGGTGAACACACAGAGCAGAATCGAACAGCCGAGGGTCATCACCAGTTGCACCCACGGCAACGGCAACAGCTCCAGCCAGTAGGCCAGGCCCACGGAACCGGCCTGCGCGGCGAGCACCAGGGTGCGGATGAAAGTCAGCCGCCAGAGGTTCTGGCGAGTGGCGGAAGTCAGTTGTACGGGGGCGAGCATGAGCTCTCCTGATGAGCGCTCCAGGCGGATCGCACGGAGTATAACCAAGCCGCAGGCTTGAGAGGCGAAAGTGCGGCAAACGACCACATGGCAAAAAGCTTCGCGGCGGCTATAAGGACCCCTTCGCGAGCAAGCTCGCTCCCACAGGGGAACGCGTCCCAAATGTGGGAGCGAGCTTGCTCGCGATTGGCTGCGCAGCAGCCACCGGCTATCTGTATAGAAGTTGTAACTGGGCGAACCGGATCATAAAAGCTAGAGTCTGATGGTTTCACGCAGGCCCCCGAACCATCACCTGCGCCCTCATCAAGGAGCTTTCATGCACACATTTCGCCGCAGCGCCGCCCTTCTCGCCCTGACCGTCGGCAGCGTCGCCAGCCTTCCGGCCCTGGCCGCCGATGAGCTGCACTACAACCAGATTTCCCTGCGCGCCGAAGTC
The sequence above is a segment of the Pseudomonas sp. HS6 genome. Coding sequences within it:
- a CDS encoding phospholipase, which produces MSGLQPKCLEKPTPVIARFDDLFTPGGIAFSAENPHLLLHIADSHSDVEAVTAPPAQALKGKPQLRFEGAEHAAIGDNTRLRFVENAEPVLAQNVPLHLPNGLALTYGQVLALGGDFYGVVDRPINEGATPADRLQRFSAAFDTLATLPASRAEAPQILAIMQKEIDAVKQAIKDGKQPHEAYDALGDTLSEEWNKITGGGSFVSALFPLGRYLKLAANNADHFGEWARQAYIAGHTMALQTAAAAHASQDELQLERAYAMNAFADHYLTDLFSSGHLRVPRKAMAAAVTPSDLGSLITRFMHDEDSKFGLKVRNGHGEQWRAFGDKRYFEAADTDNRNQVNHAVQDSADEVYAAYSSGNVPTTFNALQRLPDLTFVMNLTNNFSPLFRVQGNKVLRRKDVNNLNDTATVDDWWGWSTYLLLKDYHPTGNTH
- a CDS encoding aldehyde dehydrogenase family protein, with amino-acid sequence MTKRYDNYINGEWITGNDYSVNINPSELSDTIGDYAKADLAQVNAAIDAARAAFPAWSTSGIQARHDSLDKVGTEILARREELGTLLAREEGKTLPEAIGEVTRAGNIFKFFAGECLRLSGDYVPSVRPGVNVEVTREALGVVGLITPWNFPIAIPSWKIAPALAYGNCVVLKPADLVPGCAWALAEIISRAGFPAGVFNLVMGSGRVVGEALVNSPKVDGISFTGSVGVGRQIAVNCVSRQAKVQLEMGGKNPQIILDDADLKQAVELSVQSAFYSTGQRCTASSRLIVTAGIHDKFVEAMAERMKSIKVGHALKAGTDIGPVVSQAQLEQDLKYIDIGQSEGARVVSGGGLVTCDTEGYFLAPTLFADSEASMRISREEIFGPVANIVRVADYDAALAMANDTEFGLSAGIATTSLKYANHFKRHSQAGMVMVNLPTAGVDYHVPFGGRKGSSYGSREQGRYAQEFYTVVKTAYIGS
- a CDS encoding ATP-binding protein, producing MLAPVQLTSATRQNLWRLTFIRTLVLAAQAGSVGLAYWLELLPLPWVQLVMTLGCSILLCVFTAVRLRTSWPVTELEYALQLACDLFIHSALLYFSGGSTNPFVSYYLVPLTIAAVTLPWRYSVVLSGIALALYTLMLTHFYPLETLPVARENLQIYGMWLSFALAAAVITFFAARMAEELRRQEELRAIRREEGLRDQQLLAVATQAAGAAHELGTPLATMSVLLNEMQQDHHDPMLQEDLKVLKDQVKLCKETLQQLVRAAEANRRMAVEMQDVTEWLDEALNRWHLMRPEASYRFQRLGQGQLPRVAPPPDLTQALLNLLNNAADACPENLQVTLDWTAEDLTISIRDHGAGVPLAIAEQIGKPFFTTKGKGFGLGLFLSKASVTRAGGSVKLYSHEEGGTLTELRLPHGARGEQHE
- a CDS encoding FadR/GntR family transcriptional regulator encodes the protein MQNPIDTPRLPRKRRSLAQELVTVLTEQIRDGLLKRGDKLPTESAIMEANGVSRTVVREAISRLQAAGQVETRHGIGTFVLDTPSPSGFRIDPATVVTLRDVLAILEFRISLEVESAGLAAQRRSAEQLAAMRAALDALNESVAHASDAVASDFQFHLQIALSTGNRYFTDIMTHLGTSIIPRTRLNSARLAHDDQQHYMNRLSREHEEIYEAIARQDSDAARAAMRLHLTNSRERLRQAHEEAQAQG
- a CDS encoding response regulator transcription factor, with translation MSDEIQVEGEELPHLLLVDDDATFTRVMARAMARRGFRVSTAGSAEEGLTIAQADLPDYAALDLKMDGDSGLVLLPKLLELDPEMRVVILTGYSSIATAVEAIKRGACNYLCKPADADDVLAALLSEHADLDSLVPENPMSVDRLQWEHIQRVLTEHEGNISATARALGMHRRTLQRKLQKRPVRR
- the kdgD gene encoding 5-dehydro-4-deoxyglucarate dehydratase; translated protein: MNPQELKSILSAGLLSFPVTDFNAQGDFNRAGYIKRLEWLAPYGASALFAAGGTGEFFSLAASEYSEIIKTAVDTCASSVPILAGVGGSTRQAIEYAQEAERLGAKGLLLLPHYLTEASQDGVAAHVEAVCKSVNIGVVVYNRNVCRLTAPLLERLAERCPNLIGYKDGLGDIELMVSIRRRLGDRFSYLGGLPTAEVYAAAYKALGVPVYSSAVFNFIPKTAMDFYHAIAREDHATVGKIIDDFFLPYLDIRNRKAGYAVSIVKAGAKIAGYDAGPVRAPLTDLTREEYEMLAALIDKQGAQ
- a CDS encoding ABC transporter ATP-binding protein/permease; this translates as MNQNAEYSAVNDSVRGEFFRKVWAIITPYWRSEEKVKAWTLLIAVIALSLLSVGISVWFNTWYKDFYNALQKKDEVAFWRLILYFCAIAAVAIIGAVYRLYLTQMLTIRWRAWLTEKHFSRWLADKNYYQLEQGGYTDNPDQRISEDLNNFTSNTLSLGIGLLRNVVSLVSFSIILWGVSGSIEVFGYTIPGYMFWCVLVYAVVGSWLTHLIGRRLIGLNNQQQRFEADLRFSMVRIRENAESIALYNGEPNENRRLSSRFGMVWHNFWDIMKVSKRLTFFTSGYSQAAIIFPFMVAAPRYFAGKIELGELMQISSAFGNVQESFSWFISAYQDLASWRATCDRLLSFRQAMTDNEERAPAIDVQNQGSELRVHNLGLDLADGRHLLTSADMTVEPGERVMLSGRSGSGKSTLLRAMGHLWPAGHGNIRLPASRYLFLPQKPYLPIGTLREALSYPQSGDTYSPERYAQVLETCRLPHLVARLDEANHWQRMLSPGEQQRLAFARALLYAPHWLYMDEATSAMDEEDEATLYQALIDQLPGLSIVSVGHRSSLKRFHPRHVRIDSGHLVEQTVTA